One Pararhizobium sp. IMCC3301 DNA segment encodes these proteins:
- the rnd gene encoding ribonuclease D → MTTLTDTKALAEMCARLATHPYVTVDTEFLRESTYWPILCLIQVASEDEAALIDPLAEGLDLAPFFKLMADRNVVKVFHSARQDLEIILKLGDLIPAPLFDTQIAAMVCGYGDSISYDHLVLKICDVQIDKSSRFTDWSHRPLSEKQQAYALADVTHLRDIYKSLKDSLEQQKRSGWLDEEMAILESRGTYIVEPEDAWKRLKMRARKPIELAVTQELAAWREAEAKTRNQPRGRIIKDDAIYELASQQPENTQALGRMRALPRGFDRSKFADAVIAAVKRAKSIPKDQLPVVPRPARRPQGSSAVVELLKVLLKLVCEEHGVASKIIANMDDLEKIADSDTANVAALSGWRRELFGEPALQVKAGKLGFALSKRKKVVLVPIGE, encoded by the coding sequence ATAACGACTTTGACCGATACAAAGGCGCTCGCCGAGATGTGCGCACGCCTGGCTACACATCCCTATGTCACCGTTGACACCGAGTTTCTTCGAGAAAGCACCTACTGGCCCATATTGTGCCTCATACAGGTGGCCAGCGAAGACGAAGCGGCGCTGATTGATCCGCTGGCCGAAGGGCTGGATCTTGCCCCCTTCTTCAAGCTGATGGCCGACAGGAATGTGGTGAAAGTGTTCCATTCTGCGCGTCAGGATCTGGAAATCATCCTTAAGCTGGGTGATCTGATCCCGGCTCCGTTGTTTGATACCCAGATTGCAGCGATGGTCTGCGGCTATGGCGACAGCATCAGCTATGATCATCTTGTGCTGAAAATCTGTGATGTCCAGATCGACAAATCATCGCGCTTCACCGACTGGAGCCATCGTCCGCTCAGTGAAAAGCAACAGGCCTATGCTCTGGCTGATGTGACCCATCTGCGAGACATCTACAAATCTCTCAAAGACAGTCTGGAGCAGCAGAAACGGTCCGGCTGGCTGGATGAGGAAATGGCCATTCTGGAAAGCCGCGGCACGTATATTGTCGAGCCGGAAGATGCCTGGAAACGCCTGAAAATGCGGGCCCGCAAGCCGATTGAGCTGGCTGTCACACAGGAATTGGCCGCTTGGCGTGAAGCAGAGGCGAAAACCCGAAACCAGCCGCGCGGCCGTATCATCAAGGATGATGCAATTTATGAGCTGGCCTCGCAACAGCCCGAAAACACCCAGGCTCTGGGCCGGATGCGCGCCTTGCCGAGAGGCTTTGACCGGTCGAAATTCGCAGATGCGGTGATTGCTGCGGTAAAGCGTGCCAAATCCATTCCCAAGGATCAACTCCCTGTTGTGCCGCGCCCGGCCCGGCGCCCCCAAGGATCAAGTGCGGTGGTTGAATTGCTCAAGGTCCTGCTCAAGCTGGTGTGCGAGGAACATGGCGTTGCCTCCAAGATCATCGCAAATATGGATGATCTGGAAAAAATCGCCGATAGCGATACAGCGAATGTCGCTGCTCTTTCCGGATGGCGCCGCGAGTTGTTTGGTGAACCGGCCCTGCAGGTCAAGGCAGGTAAACTGGGTTTCGCGCTTTCAAAACGGAAAAAAGTGGTTCTGGTGCCGATTGGCGAATGA
- the phaC gene encoding class I poly(R)-hydroxyalkanoic acid synthase, whose translation MTEKPKDPLRDNRLLEYIVQNPEVFANNLARAAEEAGRAFAAYIKPREEGRRGGDDANDEIAEIVRTLSKVGEYWLSDPERALQAQTKLWTNYMNLWSSSLQRMQGHDATPAVETPSGDKRFAGEDWEQNQFFDFLKQFYLITSNWAQQMVTDAAELDPHTKRKADFYVQQLSNAVSPSNFLLTNPELLKETVQSDGENLVRGMRMLAEDMIAGDGELKMRQSDAKKFKVGENLAVTPGKVIFQNEVCQLIQYAPITEKVLKRPLLIVPPWINKFYVLDLNPEKSFIRWAVERGQTVFVISWVNPDERQAGKSFEHYMKEGILEALNKIEAATGEKKVNAIGYCVGGTLLSVTLAYLAAKKDTRIASATLFTTQVDFTHAGELKIFVDEEQIKALEKRMEKRGYLEGSKMTNAFNMLRSNDLIWPYFVNNYMRGKEPFPFDLLYWNSDSTRMPAANHSFYMRNCYLENNLCCGKMVVDDVCLDLSKVKIPIYNLATREDHIAPALSVFTGSAHFGGPVQFVMSGSGHIAGVINPPHKNKYQYWTGGAPQGDFEEWLTKADQHPGSWWPHWQSWIESLNNTQVPARQPGDNGIEIIEDAPGSYVKTKA comes from the coding sequence ATGACGGAAAAACCCAAAGACCCGCTCCGGGACAATCGGCTTTTGGAATATATCGTTCAGAACCCCGAAGTCTTTGCCAATAATCTGGCGCGCGCTGCTGAGGAAGCTGGCCGCGCCTTCGCCGCCTATATCAAGCCGCGAGAAGAAGGCCGGCGCGGCGGGGATGATGCGAATGATGAGATTGCGGAAATCGTAAGGACACTGTCGAAAGTCGGTGAATACTGGTTGTCGGACCCCGAGCGAGCGCTTCAGGCGCAGACCAAATTGTGGACGAACTACATGAATCTGTGGAGTTCCTCGCTGCAGCGCATGCAGGGACATGACGCCACGCCGGCCGTCGAGACACCAAGTGGTGACAAACGGTTTGCTGGCGAAGACTGGGAACAGAACCAGTTTTTTGACTTCCTCAAACAGTTCTACCTGATTACGTCGAATTGGGCGCAACAGATGGTGACCGATGCGGCAGAACTTGATCCGCACACCAAACGCAAAGCTGATTTTTATGTGCAGCAATTATCCAATGCTGTGTCGCCGTCCAATTTTCTGCTCACCAATCCGGAGCTGCTGAAAGAAACCGTCCAGAGTGACGGTGAAAACCTGGTGCGCGGCATGCGCATGCTGGCAGAAGACATGATTGCCGGTGATGGCGAGTTGAAAATGCGCCAGTCCGATGCGAAAAAGTTCAAGGTCGGCGAAAATTTGGCGGTTACGCCCGGCAAGGTCATTTTTCAAAATGAGGTTTGCCAGCTTATTCAATACGCGCCAATTACAGAGAAGGTGCTGAAGCGCCCGCTGCTGATCGTTCCACCCTGGATCAACAAGTTCTACGTGCTCGATCTCAACCCCGAAAAATCCTTTATCCGCTGGGCGGTCGAACGGGGCCAGACAGTTTTTGTGATCTCATGGGTGAATCCCGACGAACGTCAGGCCGGCAAGAGCTTCGAGCATTATATGAAGGAAGGCATATTGGAGGCTCTGAACAAGATCGAGGCCGCGACCGGTGAAAAAAAGGTCAATGCCATAGGCTATTGCGTTGGCGGCACGCTGCTGTCGGTAACGCTTGCCTATTTGGCGGCAAAGAAAGATACACGGATTGCTTCTGCGACCCTGTTTACCACACAGGTGGATTTTACCCACGCAGGCGAGCTGAAAATCTTTGTCGACGAAGAACAGATCAAAGCCCTTGAGAAACGCATGGAAAAACGCGGTTATCTGGAAGGCTCGAAGATGACAAATGCGTTCAACATGCTGCGGTCCAATGATCTGATCTGGCCGTATTTTGTCAATAATTACATGCGCGGCAAAGAGCCCTTCCCGTTTGATCTGCTGTACTGGAATTCGGACAGCACGAGGATGCCGGCGGCCAATCATTCGTTTTATATGCGGAACTGCTATCTGGAAAACAATCTGTGCTGCGGCAAAATGGTGGTGGATGATGTCTGTCTTGACCTGTCGAAGGTCAAAATCCCAATCTATAATCTGGCGACACGGGAAGATCACATTGCGCCGGCCCTGTCAGTGTTTACCGGATCGGCGCATTTCGGAGGCCCGGTGCAATTTGTGATGTCCGGATCGGGCCATATTGCCGGCGTCATCAATCCGCCGCACAAAAACAAATATCAGTACTGGACCGGCGGCGCACCGCAGGGCGACTTTGAGGAGTGGCTCACAAAGGCAGACCAACATCCAGGATCATGGTGGCCACACTGGCAGTCCTGGATCGAGAGTCTCAACAACACACAGGTGCCAGCCCGCCAACCCGGCGACAACGGCATTGAGATTATCGAAGATGCACCGGGTTCCTACGTTAAAACCAAGGCTTGA
- a CDS encoding LL-diaminopimelate aminotransferase, producing the protein MEEFHKVKRLPVYVFEHVNKIKAAARAGGADIVDLGMGNPDLPTPKHIVDKLVETVSNPRTHRYSASRGIPGLRKAQAAYYGRRFGVKLDPESQVVATLGSKEGFANMAQAITAPGDVILVPNPTYPIHAFGFIMSGGVIRSIPAEPGPEFFHAAERAIRHCIPKPLALILNYPSNPTAFLADLDFYQDVVAFARKHDLLILSDLAYSEIYFDGPPPPSILQVDGAIDIAVEFTSMSKTFSMPGWRMGFAVGNERLIAALARVKSYLDYGAFTPIQVAAAAALNGSEDCIHEARKIYKGRRDVMVDSFARAGWHVPSPGATMFAWAPLPEGFKHMGSFEFSRLLIEQADVAVAPGVGFGEHGDNHVRIALVENEQRIRQAARNLRRFLASAQQSMPNVVPISA; encoded by the coding sequence ATGGAAGAGTTCCACAAAGTCAAGCGACTGCCAGTCTATGTTTTCGAACACGTCAACAAAATCAAAGCGGCGGCGCGGGCAGGCGGGGCGGACATTGTGGATTTGGGAATGGGAAATCCTGATTTGCCGACCCCCAAACACATCGTCGACAAATTGGTTGAGACGGTATCAAATCCACGCACCCACCGCTATTCCGCATCGCGCGGCATACCCGGTCTGCGCAAGGCACAGGCAGCCTATTATGGCCGCCGCTTTGGTGTGAAACTCGATCCAGAGAGCCAGGTAGTGGCGACGCTCGGGTCAAAAGAGGGGTTTGCCAATATGGCACAGGCCATCACCGCACCCGGAGATGTAATTCTGGTGCCGAATCCGACTTACCCGATCCATGCATTCGGCTTCATCATGTCGGGCGGTGTAATCCGTTCAATTCCCGCTGAGCCCGGCCCCGAATTTTTTCATGCTGCGGAGCGTGCGATCCGGCATTGTATTCCCAAACCGCTGGCCCTCATTCTCAATTATCCATCGAACCCGACTGCGTTTCTTGCGGATCTGGATTTTTACCAGGACGTTGTCGCCTTTGCCCGTAAACATGACCTGCTGATCTTGTCGGATCTGGCCTATTCTGAAATCTATTTTGACGGTCCCCCGCCACCGTCGATCCTTCAAGTCGATGGCGCCATCGATATCGCCGTAGAGTTTACCAGCATGTCTAAAACATTTTCCATGCCGGGCTGGCGCATGGGATTTGCCGTCGGCAACGAGCGCCTGATCGCAGCGCTTGCACGGGTCAAATCCTATCTGGATTATGGTGCATTCACGCCCATTCAGGTTGCAGCGGCCGCTGCGTTGAACGGCAGTGAGGATTGCATCCATGAAGCCCGTAAAATTTATAAGGGCCGCCGCGATGTCATGGTCGATTCATTTGCCCGCGCTGGCTGGCATGTTCCATCGCCCGGTGCAACGATGTTTGCCTGGGCCCCTTTGCCGGAAGGATTCAAACATATGGGCTCGTTCGAGTTTTCCAGATTGCTGATCGAACAGGCTGACGTCGCGGTGGCGCCGGGGGTCGGCTTCGGCGAACATGGTGACAACCATGTTCGCATTGCTCTGGTGGAAAATGAACAACGGATCCGCCAGGCTGCCCGAAACTTGCGACGCTTCCTTGCATCTGCCCAGCAATCCATGCCAAACGTCGTGCCAATCAGCGCCTAG
- a CDS encoding homoserine dehydrogenase: MTDALRLGVAGLGTVGCSLIQLLARQKDVLESRCGRTLSVMGVSARSRNLKRDISIDGLAWHDDPVTLATAPDVDVFVELIGGDAGAADISVRAALKAGKHVVTANKALLAKHGGELATLAEKHGVTLNFEAAVAGGIPIIKAMRESLAGNQVSRVSGILNGTCNYILTRMERDNLSFAACLEEAQQLGYAEADPTFDVEGFDTAHKLALLTSLAFGTQINSEDIYVEGISSITPQDIQAAAELGYRIKLLGVAQRRTTGIEQRVHPTMVPLEGHLAQISDVTNAVSVDADAVGNITLSGPGAGGDATASAVLGDIADIARGLRTLPLGVSVTELKPYVRARMGAHEGGYYIRLTVSDRLGAFASIAGRMAEAGISLASIVQKNRDGQPGVSNGPETKSVLLITHQTTESAIREALVHIRSDGHIVGDPQLIRLEIA; the protein is encoded by the coding sequence ATGACAGATGCGTTGCGACTCGGCGTTGCCGGGCTTGGAACTGTTGGCTGTTCGCTGATTCAGCTTCTGGCCAGACAAAAAGACGTTCTGGAAAGTCGTTGTGGTCGCACATTATCGGTAATGGGGGTCAGCGCGCGTTCACGCAATCTCAAGCGTGACATATCAATTGACGGATTGGCCTGGCACGATGATCCCGTGACGCTGGCGACAGCACCCGATGTGGATGTCTTTGTCGAGCTGATTGGCGGAGATGCAGGCGCTGCCGACATTTCGGTGCGGGCCGCTCTGAAAGCTGGAAAACACGTTGTCACCGCCAACAAGGCGCTGTTGGCAAAACATGGCGGCGAATTGGCGACACTGGCCGAAAAGCATGGCGTTACCCTGAATTTCGAGGCGGCGGTTGCAGGCGGAATTCCCATCATCAAGGCAATGCGGGAAAGTCTTGCTGGCAATCAGGTATCCCGAGTCTCCGGCATCTTGAACGGAACCTGCAATTATATCCTGACCCGAATGGAGCGGGATAATCTATCCTTTGCCGCATGTCTGGAGGAAGCGCAGCAACTCGGCTATGCGGAAGCTGATCCGACATTCGACGTTGAAGGGTTTGATACGGCCCATAAGCTGGCATTGCTGACAAGCCTGGCGTTCGGTACGCAGATCAACAGCGAAGATATTTATGTGGAAGGCATCTCTTCCATCACCCCCCAGGACATCCAGGCCGCGGCTGAGCTTGGTTATCGCATCAAGCTGCTTGGTGTTGCCCAGCGACGCACAACTGGCATTGAGCAAAGGGTACACCCGACCATGGTGCCCCTGGAAGGTCACCTCGCGCAGATATCCGACGTGACCAATGCGGTTTCTGTTGATGCTGATGCGGTCGGTAACATCACACTGTCCGGACCGGGCGCCGGCGGCGATGCCACTGCCTCTGCAGTGCTGGGCGACATAGCCGACATTGCACGCGGCCTTCGTACACTGCCGCTGGGCGTCAGCGTCACTGAGCTGAAACCCTATGTCCGGGCCAGAATGGGCGCGCATGAAGGCGGTTATTACATCCGGCTTACAGTCAGCGACCGGCTTGGCGCGTTCGCCTCCATTGCCGGGCGTATGGCCGAGGCCGGTATTTCGCTGGCAAGTATCGTTCAGAAAAACCGGGACGGTCAGCCCGGTGTCTCAAACGGGCCGGAAACCAAATCCGTGCTTCTGATCACGCATCAAACAACAGAAAGTGCCATTCGCGAAGCATTGGTGCATATTAGGTCCGACGGTCATATTGTCGGGGATCCGCAACTGATCCGGCTGGAAATAGCCTGA